A region of Allocoleopsis franciscana PCC 7113 DNA encodes the following proteins:
- a CDS encoding SirB1 family protein, with amino-acid sequence MDNFYREINQPDDQIDLAKAALYIAQEEYPDLDIDEYLNALDVMADEVEERLPAERYPLRMIQSLNQYFYDDLGYIGNTSDYYDPRNSFLNEVIDRRTGIPITLSLLYLEVARRLNFPMVGINMPGHFLIRPSFEGAGIFVDAFNRGEILFPQDCEERLAQIYGRPVPMESSFITSVSSRQILVRMLRNLKFIYLNRSDLPKAKTAVECILLLFPDAPTEIRDRGLIYYQLGYEPQAAQDLEIYLAMLPNAEDAPGIRRLLEQLNRGL; translated from the coding sequence ATGGATAACTTCTACAGGGAAATCAATCAGCCAGATGACCAAATTGACCTGGCAAAAGCAGCACTTTATATTGCCCAAGAAGAATATCCAGACCTGGACATCGACGAATATCTTAATGCTCTCGATGTTATGGCAGATGAGGTCGAGGAACGCTTACCCGCCGAACGCTATCCTCTACGGATGATCCAGAGCTTGAATCAATACTTCTACGATGACTTAGGTTACATCGGCAATACGAGTGATTACTACGACCCGCGCAATAGCTTCCTAAATGAGGTGATTGACCGCAGAACTGGTATTCCAATTACCCTCTCCCTCCTCTACCTGGAAGTAGCCCGACGCCTAAATTTCCCCATGGTTGGTATTAATATGCCAGGGCATTTTTTAATTCGTCCAAGCTTTGAGGGAGCAGGAATTTTTGTCGATGCTTTCAATCGAGGTGAGATTTTATTTCCACAAGATTGTGAGGAACGACTGGCACAAATCTACGGGCGTCCTGTGCCGATGGAATCCAGTTTCATCACCTCGGTTAGTTCTAGACAGATCTTGGTACGGATGTTGAGGAATCTCAAATTTATTTACCTCAATCGCAGCGACTTGCCGAAAGCGAAGACAGCCGTTGAATGCATTTTGCTGTTATTTCCTGATGCTCCCACAGAAATTCGCGATCGCGGCCTGATTTACTACCAATTGGGATATGAGCCTCAAGCCGCCCAGGATTTAGAAATTTATTTAGCTATGCTCCCTAATGCGGAAGATGCTCCTGGAATTCGTCGGTTATTGGAGCAACTAAACCGAGGTCTTTAA
- a CDS encoding S1 family peptidase — MLLNKPIRHWLSVLAGTAIILLNLNSTGLALPREQLEEIARQSTARIYGREGTFIGVETAGSVVLIARDGNTYYGLTNAHVVRERGDYFTLVTLDGQEHRVDPKQTKLLPNVDLAVVRFSSDRNYPLIQLGDSDSLQIGQTIYLTGWLGGIMRYFNEGKLIDRTNQLTQERFGLAYSNVSDKGMSGGSLLDEEGHLIGIHSARGTVTRNSEPNGSITVGLGVPINTLIQLAPQAGLDPALITTLNSASRPTH, encoded by the coding sequence ATGCTCCTCAACAAACCAATCCGCCACTGGCTGAGTGTCCTGGCGGGTACTGCAATTATCTTGCTCAATCTGAATTCTACAGGTCTAGCCCTGCCTCGCGAACAGCTTGAAGAAATTGCGCGTCAGTCCACTGCTCGAATTTATGGACGCGAGGGAACATTCATCGGTGTTGAAACCGCAGGCTCTGTAGTCTTAATTGCTAGGGATGGTAATACCTACTATGGGCTGACAAATGCCCATGTTGTCCGAGAGAGAGGGGACTATTTTACCTTGGTCACCCTTGATGGTCAGGAACACCGCGTAGATCCGAAGCAGACCAAACTATTGCCCAACGTTGATTTGGCGGTAGTACGCTTCAGTAGCGATCGCAACTATCCCCTGATCCAACTTGGCGATTCTGATTCTCTCCAGATTGGTCAGACTATTTATCTTACGGGCTGGCTAGGGGGAATCATGCGCTACTTTAATGAGGGAAAGCTGATAGACCGCACTAACCAACTCACTCAAGAACGGTTCGGTCTAGCTTATAGCAATGTGAGTGATAAAGGCATGAGTGGAGGCTCGCTGCTAGATGAGGAAGGACATCTCATTGGCATTCATAGCGCTCGCGGCACAGTAACCCGCAACTCTGAGCCGAATGGTTCTATCACTGTCGGACTGGGCGTTCCTATCAATACCCTGATTCAGTTGGCTCCCCAAGCTGGCTTAGACCCTGCTTTAATTACTACCCTCAATTCTGCCTCCCGTCCAACTCATTGA
- a CDS encoding pentapeptide repeat-containing protein, with protein MMNNLRVSNLGINRWTWKYFFVLTLTFTLAGTNKASSFDQSDLERLRQTNSCQKCNLKGVNLADAALMGANLEGANLQGANLQGANLENANLKKANLKHVSKPTILAFANLKNADLSETKLSGAVLYKANLDGANLSHADLSVVLVTLLNTLSIHCTDLRGANLSEANLSHANLRIEMPVADRWIAHGGAPLRTENICNPALLGANFSRANLKDAELGGVKLNQIVLCKTTMPDGNVSNSNCPSDLKNSLKTSSGNLFFFPKHLH; from the coding sequence ATGATGAACAACTTAAGAGTCTCTAATTTAGGTATCAATCGCTGGACATGGAAATATTTCTTCGTTTTGACGCTCACTTTCACCCTAGCTGGGACAAACAAAGCCAGCAGCTTTGACCAAAGCGATTTAGAACGCTTGCGGCAAACTAACTCTTGCCAAAAGTGCAACCTCAAGGGAGTTAATTTAGCCGATGCTGCTCTGATGGGGGCTAATCTTGAAGGAGCCAATTTACAAGGAGCCAATTTACAAGGAGCCAATCTGGAAAATGCCAACCTCAAGAAAGCTAACCTGAAACATGTTTCCAAGCCGACAATACTAGCGTTTGCAAATCTGAAAAATGCCGATCTGAGCGAGACTAAACTCAGCGGTGCTGTATTGTATAAAGCCAATCTAGATGGCGCTAACTTAAGCCATGCCGACCTCAGCGTGGTTTTGGTGACGTTGCTCAACACCCTGTCAATTCACTGTACCGATTTGAGGGGGGCTAATTTGTCGGAAGCAAATCTCAGCCATGCCAACTTGAGGATTGAGATGCCTGTCGCCGATCGATGGATTGCTCATGGAGGCGCTCCCCTAAGAACAGAAAATATTTGTAATCCTGCACTTTTGGGCGCTAATTTTAGCCGTGCCAATCTGAAGGATGCTGAGCTTGGGGGGGTCAAACTGAACCAGATTGTCCTGTGCAAAACGACGATGCCAGATGGCAATGTATCCAACTCTAACTGTCCATCTGACCTCAAAAATTCTCTGAAGACTTCTAGTGGAAACTTATTCTTTTTTCCCAAGCATTTGCATTAG
- a CDS encoding DUF2182 domain-containing protein, protein MEKPAGAEQSSILLALNNALNHNLLILWAVVFLAWVLTFLAVLSGQEHWLHYNALIEHNSLPLLLKLLLFVAVWQVMTAAMMLPSTLPMVRLFAKASRGQSQPQLALLTFLAAYASIWTGFAVLAVAGDMGLHKLAHHWLWLDHHPWMMAGSTLVLAGGFQFSSLKEQCLNACRHPFSFLTHHYQRGLQAAWNLGIRHGLYCLGCCWALMLVMFAVGVGHFSWMIVLTVVMTLERTWNRGRDIVPVVGVAFLVWGVLVLLHPSWLPALGV, encoded by the coding sequence TTGGAAAAACCTGCGGGTGCAGAACAATCATCAATACTCCTAGCTCTAAATAACGCCCTGAACCATAATTTATTAATCCTGTGGGCGGTTGTCTTCCTAGCTTGGGTGCTAACTTTTCTTGCCGTCCTCTCAGGACAAGAACACTGGCTCCATTACAATGCTCTGATTGAACACAATTCTTTACCCCTACTGCTCAAGCTGCTTCTCTTTGTAGCTGTTTGGCAGGTGATGACAGCCGCCATGATGTTGCCGAGTACGCTGCCCATGGTGCGCTTATTTGCCAAAGCCAGTCGCGGACAATCTCAACCTCAGTTGGCACTCTTGACATTTTTAGCGGCTTATGCATCCATTTGGACGGGGTTTGCCGTCCTCGCGGTTGCCGGAGATATGGGGTTACATAAGCTGGCGCATCACTGGCTATGGCTGGATCACCATCCTTGGATGATGGCGGGTTCAACCTTGGTGCTAGCGGGAGGGTTTCAGTTCAGTTCCCTGAAGGAACAGTGTTTAAATGCTTGTCGCCATCCCTTTAGTTTTCTCACCCATCATTATCAGCGAGGCTTACAAGCGGCTTGGAATTTAGGGATTCGTCATGGTTTGTACTGTTTGGGCTGTTGTTGGGCGCTGATGCTGGTGATGTTTGCGGTCGGGGTTGGGCATTTTAGCTGGATGATTGTGCTCACTGTGGTGATGACATTAGAGCGGACGTGGAACCGAGGGCGTGATATTGTGCCTGTGGTTGGGGTGGCTTTTTTGGTTTGGGGGGTTTTGGTGTTACTGCATCCGAGTTGGTTGCCAGCGTTAGGAGTCTAG
- a CDS encoding DUF1326 domain-containing protein codes for MATAATTYSLEGQILEACSCSAPCPCWIGDDPDGGYCDSFVAYHVERGEVQGIDVSGLTLLKIVYIPGNVFAGNWRAVTYVDAKGTPEQQQALLKVFNGELGGAIADVAKLISDVLDVRVAPIEYNIHQGKGTIKIGDVLESEMEPYRGPDGQPTKIVDSIFSTIPGSPAYIAKAPVHRVNLPEFDMTWEYNGRNAIQGLFRFEE; via the coding sequence ATGGCAACCGCAGCTACAACTTACAGCTTGGAAGGACAAATTCTGGAAGCCTGCTCTTGCAGTGCGCCCTGTCCCTGCTGGATTGGAGATGATCCAGATGGTGGTTATTGTGACAGCTTTGTCGCCTACCACGTTGAACGGGGGGAAGTTCAGGGAATCGATGTTTCTGGTTTAACTCTACTGAAAATTGTCTATATTCCTGGAAATGTCTTTGCTGGGAATTGGCGTGCTGTAACTTATGTGGATGCCAAAGGAACGCCAGAACAGCAACAAGCGTTGTTAAAGGTGTTTAATGGGGAACTTGGGGGCGCGATCGCAGATGTAGCCAAGTTAATCAGCGATGTACTGGATGTGCGAGTTGCCCCCATCGAGTACAACATTCACCAAGGGAAAGGCACCATCAAAATTGGTGATGTTTTGGAAAGTGAAATGGAACCCTATCGGGGGCCAGATGGACAGCCAACAAAGATAGTTGATAGCATCTTCAGCACCATTCCCGGTTCCCCAGCCTATATTGCAAAAGCACCCGTCCATCGGGTAAATTTACCTGAATTTGACATGACTTGGGAGTACAACGGTCGTAATGCGATCCAAGGCTTATTCCGGTTTGAAGAATAA
- a CDS encoding CRR6 family NdhI maturation factor: protein MPEELIALNSDCINHLDLSPAQTVIEKLLNDGAIAAYEQQLRFDIDYPRDPTDPRELSEIPEVRLWFIRLDACYPWMPFLLDWKAGELARYVAMLVPHQFNRTEGIQYNPEALEIFVMQKIFVLTNWLKQQGIPGQSRAQSMAKLLGYELDSAFFDLID, encoded by the coding sequence ATGCCCGAAGAACTTATCGCACTCAATTCTGACTGCATTAACCATCTAGACTTATCGCCAGCCCAAACGGTGATTGAAAAACTGCTCAATGACGGAGCGATCGCTGCTTATGAACAGCAGTTGCGCTTTGATATCGACTATCCCCGCGATCCGACCGATCCGCGAGAACTCTCAGAAATTCCCGAAGTGCGGCTGTGGTTTATTCGCTTAGATGCCTGCTATCCCTGGATGCCGTTTTTGTTGGATTGGAAAGCGGGTGAACTCGCCCGTTACGTTGCCATGCTGGTGCCGCACCAATTTAACCGCACAGAAGGCATTCAGTACAATCCTGAAGCCTTAGAAATTTTCGTGATGCAAAAAATCTTTGTCCTCACTAACTGGCTAAAACAACAAGGGATTCCCGGTCAATCGCGAGCGCAGTCGATGGCTAAACTATTGGGTTATGAACTCGATAGTGCCTTTTTTGACCTCATTGATTAA
- a CDS encoding glycosyltransferase family 9 protein, whose product MRILALVPGGIGDQVLFFPTLDDLRAYYPTAEIDVIVEPRAKGAYRVSGSVDEVLTFDFKDRNGLADFGNLLGIIRDREYDVALSLAQRASIGLLLWMSGIPTRIGYEANAGKWFLTDTVPLKTEQYTADIYHDMLQALGINTPCPDLTLSVPKPDIEWAEREQQRLGIAESGYILIDNSSTQLAQEKGTEQVYPVEKWRQILADIQQKQPNLPIVMLRGSEDAQMSATMLQSFPDLKITSPADIGKLAAMIAGANLIICTDSAPMHVAVAVGTYTIALFGPTEAKKRLPQSENCMSIQSPTKQIADIKPEDVLKQLWRG is encoded by the coding sequence ATGAGAATATTAGCCCTTGTCCCTGGGGGAATTGGCGACCAAGTTCTATTTTTTCCGACCCTCGATGACCTTCGAGCTTACTACCCCACAGCCGAGATTGATGTCATTGTGGAACCACGAGCAAAGGGGGCGTATCGGGTTTCGGGGTCTGTTGATGAAGTTTTGACGTTTGATTTTAAAGACCGTAACGGTCTGGCGGATTTCGGTAACTTGTTGGGGATTATTCGCGATCGCGAGTATGATGTAGCCCTCTCACTCGCACAGCGGGCTTCCATCGGACTGTTGCTGTGGATGTCTGGGATTCCCACCCGTATTGGCTACGAAGCCAATGCTGGAAAGTGGTTTCTTACCGATACTGTCCCCCTAAAAACCGAGCAGTATACGGCTGACATCTACCACGACATGCTACAGGCGTTGGGAATCAACACCCCCTGTCCAGACCTAACCCTGAGTGTTCCCAAACCCGATATTGAATGGGCGGAACGCGAACAGCAACGTCTGGGAATTGCCGAAAGTGGCTACATTCTCATTGATAACAGTTCAACCCAACTGGCTCAAGAGAAAGGCACGGAGCAAGTCTACCCTGTTGAGAAATGGCGACAGATTCTCGCAGATATTCAACAAAAACAACCGAACCTGCCGATTGTGATGCTGAGAGGGTCTGAGGATGCCCAAATGTCAGCTACCATGCTGCAATCCTTTCCCGATTTGAAAATCACTTCACCTGCGGATATCGGTAAATTAGCAGCCATGATTGCTGGGGCTAATTTAATCATCTGTACCGATAGTGCGCCCATGCATGTAGCTGTAGCCGTCGGCACCTATACAATCGCTTTATTTGGCCCAACAGAGGCGAAAAAGCGGCTACCCCAAAGTGAAAACTGCATGAGCATTCAATCCCCAACGAAGCAGATTGCGGATATCAAACCGGAAGACGTGCTAAAACAACTCTGGCGTGGCTAG
- the ispD gene encoding 2-C-methyl-D-erythritol 4-phosphate cytidylyltransferase produces MHLLIPAAGMGRRMGSDRNKLLLTLMGKPILAWTLLAAEAADDVTSIGIIGQPADQSDFQQILGELSLSKPVQLIQGGDTRQESVYNGLQALPADAQRVLIHDGARCLATPQLLNRCAAVLLDCPGLIAAVPVKDTIKVVDPTGVIQDTPDRKNLWAAQTPQGFDVQLLKQCHDKGRTLGWEVTDDAALFERCGLPVRIVEGEETNLKVTTPVDLAIAEFILRQRLGL; encoded by the coding sequence GTGCATTTATTAATTCCAGCAGCAGGGATGGGTCGGCGGATGGGGAGCGATCGCAATAAGCTTCTATTGACCCTGATGGGTAAACCCATATTAGCTTGGACTCTCCTAGCCGCAGAGGCGGCAGATGATGTTACCTCGATTGGTATTATAGGACAACCCGCTGACCAGTCTGACTTTCAGCAAATTCTGGGGGAGCTTTCCCTCTCAAAACCTGTGCAGTTAATTCAGGGAGGAGACACTCGCCAGGAATCAGTCTATAACGGCTTGCAGGCGTTACCAGCCGACGCACAACGGGTATTGATTCATGATGGCGCTAGATGCTTAGCCACCCCCCAACTCCTGAATCGGTGTGCCGCCGTGCTGCTAGATTGTCCCGGTTTAATTGCGGCTGTACCCGTGAAGGACACGATTAAAGTCGTCGATCCAACAGGCGTGATTCAAGATACACCCGATCGCAAGAACTTGTGGGCAGCCCAGACCCCTCAGGGATTCGATGTGCAGTTGCTCAAACAGTGTCATGACAAAGGGCGTACTTTGGGATGGGAAGTTACGGATGATGCGGCTTTGTTTGAACGCTGTGGGTTGCCCGTGCGAATTGTGGAAGGCGAGGAGACGAATTTGAAGGTGACGACACCGGTGGATTTAGCGATCGCGGAATTTATCCTCCGCCAGCGATTAGGATTGTAA
- a CDS encoding class I SAM-dependent methyltransferase gives MLKKIQYFWQLSYQRSPQKNLEALRNKFNSKLHQSHQELGDNQRIYQANAVIPDLWNQASYQEFIAHQLQIHHQPIVLLGKLEEINLLGAILFKKNLQVNTLEWDWQDPINLNGFPEYSLLVICHIPVSEYQWNAIQELKQRYLNRLTTIYELVLPFTLLPVAQSSLDYYVKNLGEITSYYLGETYFRPIDQLNDVFPLAEKSVIEFGPLEGCLTAGLVKLGVKSLTCIEARAENAIKTLVACSAFGWKNVELVMDDFHNVNHLKYGTYDLVFAHGVYYHSLAPFLFLENLCSLSENIFIGGFCATDELPEGDYELLEYSGEKYRTKMHKEVDYFTSGVNPIGYFFHKDDLMKFFQERNYEVIVISDEDAEIAAGNYLRFLACKK, from the coding sequence ATGCTGAAAAAAATACAGTATTTCTGGCAATTAAGTTATCAAAGAAGTCCTCAAAAAAATTTAGAAGCATTACGCAATAAATTCAATTCCAAACTGCATCAAAGCCATCAAGAATTGGGTGATAATCAGCGGATTTATCAAGCCAATGCGGTCATTCCTGATTTATGGAATCAAGCCTCTTATCAAGAATTTATTGCCCACCAACTTCAAATTCATCATCAACCCATTGTATTGCTGGGTAAGTTAGAAGAAATTAATCTTTTAGGCGCTATTTTGTTCAAGAAAAACCTTCAGGTCAATACTTTAGAATGGGATTGGCAAGATCCGATCAATCTCAATGGCTTTCCAGAATATTCACTGCTTGTTATTTGCCATATTCCCGTGAGTGAATATCAGTGGAACGCTATTCAGGAACTAAAACAGAGATATCTCAATCGATTGACCACTATTTATGAGTTGGTTTTACCGTTTACTTTGCTCCCCGTGGCTCAATCCTCCCTCGATTATTACGTGAAAAATTTAGGAGAGATTACCTCTTACTATCTAGGAGAAACTTATTTTAGACCGATTGATCAGTTAAATGATGTCTTCCCTTTAGCCGAAAAAAGTGTGATCGAATTCGGTCCTTTAGAGGGATGCCTGACAGCCGGACTCGTAAAATTAGGTGTTAAGAGTTTAACTTGTATAGAAGCTAGAGCGGAAAATGCCATCAAAACATTAGTTGCTTGCTCCGCATTTGGCTGGAAGAATGTCGAGTTGGTAATGGATGATTTTCATAACGTCAATCATCTCAAGTACGGAACTTACGATTTAGTTTTTGCTCATGGCGTATACTACCACAGCTTAGCTCCTTTTCTGTTCTTGGAAAATTTATGTTCTTTGTCTGAAAATATTTTCATCGGCGGCTTTTGTGCAACAGATGAGCTGCCTGAAGGAGATTACGAACTACTAGAGTACAGTGGCGAGAAATATCGGACGAAAATGCATAAAGAAGTAGATTATTTTACATCGGGCGTTAACCCAATTGGTTACTTTTTTCATAAAGATGATTTGATGAAATTTTTTCAGGAGCGGAACTATGAGGTAATTGTGATTTCTGATGAAGATGCGGAAATTGCGGCGGGCAATTACTTACGATTTTTGGCTTGTAAAAAATGA
- the nfi gene encoding deoxyribonuclease V (cleaves DNA at apurinic or apyrimidinic sites), whose amino-acid sequence MKIHQRHPWPLTVEEAIAIQNQLQPEVITEDQLGEVQYVAGVDVGFENDYAISRAAVAVLSFPDLQLVEQAIARRPTTFPYVPGFLSFREVPVVIDALEQVSTIPDLILCDGQGIAHPRRFGLACHLGVLTNMPTIGVAKSLLIGKHEELPVEKGSWQPLRYKGGIVGAVLRSRTGVRPLYVSPGHRISLDTAIDYTLRCITKYRLPETTRWADKLASNRI is encoded by the coding sequence ATGAAAATTCACCAACGCCACCCTTGGCCTCTCACTGTTGAAGAAGCGATCGCCATCCAAAACCAACTGCAACCGGAGGTGATTACCGAAGATCAGTTGGGAGAGGTGCAATATGTTGCGGGGGTGGATGTTGGCTTTGAAAATGACTATGCTATTTCACGGGCGGCGGTGGCGGTGTTAAGTTTTCCTGACTTGCAACTGGTGGAACAGGCGATCGCACGACGTCCCACAACCTTTCCCTATGTTCCGGGGTTTCTTTCCTTTCGAGAAGTTCCGGTTGTGATTGATGCTCTAGAACAAGTCAGCACGATACCCGATTTAATCTTGTGTGATGGTCAGGGGATTGCTCATCCCCGCCGCTTTGGTCTTGCCTGTCATTTGGGGGTACTGACCAATATGCCCACGATTGGGGTGGCTAAGTCGTTGTTGATTGGTAAACATGAGGAGTTGCCCGTGGAGAAAGGGAGTTGGCAACCGTTGCGGTATAAGGGAGGGATTGTTGGGGCAGTTTTGCGATCGCGCACGGGTGTTAGGCCGCTTTATGTTTCTCCGGGTCATCGAATTAGTTTAGACACGGCGATTGATTATACGTTGCGCTGTATTACTAAATATCGATTGCCGGAGACAACGCGTTGGGCCGATAAACTGGCATCAAACAGAATTTAA
- a CDS encoding Group XII secretory phospholipase A2 precursor (PLA2G12) yields the protein MKYLSLSQIAVLVTISTVVNSLTISSRILLFPQLANAQDCGVKDGIPLPCWNDFLDSGQGTFDSIEGNESLPLYPYAKRPNGCSLPKTRPGEYDNFASLGYNFSFKEVCNNHDRCYYTLGTRPENCNATFAVGLAEVCRDRATQLPPDPKTFVIEVASAGMSRTNAIKNCYARAKIMSDAVIAAQYASHEEAQDRQKRYLRKVDEYVVEVKQDLRQQGVDLYRTILGRDPEPGAAEGLASRLANGSTLARERQVMANSEESRNNAVNLYRTILGRDPEPGAAEGIVSRLANNSTLARERQIMANSEESRNNLANLYRTILGREPEAGAVDGLVSRLANGSTLAQEREIIANSEEAKRRRGL from the coding sequence ATGAAGTACCTCTCATTAAGCCAAATTGCTGTTCTAGTTACTATATCGACTGTTGTCAATTCTCTAACTATTTCCAGTAGGATTCTACTATTTCCGCAGTTAGCAAATGCACAGGACTGTGGAGTCAAAGATGGTATTCCCTTACCTTGTTGGAATGATTTTTTAGATAGCGGTCAGGGCACGTTTGATAGTATCGAGGGTAATGAATCGCTCCCTCTTTATCCGTATGCCAAGAGACCTAATGGCTGTAGCCTTCCAAAAACTCGTCCGGGTGAATACGACAATTTTGCCAGCCTTGGTTACAACTTTAGCTTTAAAGAAGTTTGTAATAACCATGATCGCTGTTACTACACGCTTGGAACCAGACCAGAAAATTGTAACGCCACATTTGCTGTGGGGCTTGCTGAGGTTTGCCGAGATAGAGCAACTCAACTACCGCCAGATCCTAAAACTTTTGTAATAGAAGTAGCTAGTGCTGGAATGTCTAGAACAAACGCGATCAAAAACTGCTATGCAAGAGCAAAAATAATGTCGGATGCAGTGATTGCAGCGCAGTACGCTAGTCACGAGGAAGCGCAAGATCGCCAGAAGCGATACCTCAGAAAAGTAGATGAGTATGTGGTGGAAGTAAAGCAGGATCTCCGGCAGCAGGGGGTTGATCTTTACAGAACTATTCTTGGACGAGACCCTGAACCTGGTGCTGCCGAGGGATTAGCAAGTAGATTGGCAAATGGCAGCACGCTTGCACGAGAACGTCAAGTTATGGCTAATAGTGAGGAGTCAAGAAACAACGCTGTAAATCTCTATAGAACTATTCTTGGACGAGACCCTGAACCTGGTGCAGCCGAGGGAATAGTAAGTAGATTGGCAAATAACAGCACGCTTGCACGAGAACGTCAAATTATGGCTAATAGTGAGGAGTCAAGAAATAACCTTGCTAATCTCTATAGAACTATTCTTGGACGAGAACCTGAAGCTGGTGCAGTTGATGGGTTAGTATCGAGACTGGCAAATGGCAGCACCCTTGCACAAGAACGTGAAATTATAGCTAATAGTGAGGAGGCTAAAAGGCGGCGTGGATTATAA
- a CDS encoding patatin-like phospholipase family protein: protein MVANTFKRRILSIDGGGIRGIIPAMILNYIEEKTRNRIETMFHMISGTSTGGIIALGLTKRNSDSSSNYEAEYTAAELIDFYRKYGKKIFSEYIPTPIDDLLQPKFSPIGKQEILTNLLGEARIENALREVFITSYDIELRTPVFFTSNYDAEETEGLDSRKICRGFTMVNAAMATSAAPTFFPPYKLKTVHRTSEDYYALVDGGIFANNPTSLALMETMISYKRKTGQELQRDDTLVVSLGTGSLTRKYKYQEAKNWGQLKWALPLLNIVFDGQSESVAYQFNQLMTTKGDRRNYYRFQVPLSADDGHDHMDNASPANIEYLEGLGKILIEQRRESLNQLCEVLCQPL from the coding sequence ATGGTCGCTAATACCTTTAAAAGAAGAATTCTTTCAATTGATGGTGGTGGGATTCGAGGAATAATCCCTGCTATGATTCTTAACTATATTGAAGAAAAAACGAGGAATCGAATAGAAACAATGTTTCACATGATTTCTGGTACTTCAACTGGAGGAATTATCGCCTTAGGATTGACAAAACGCAATTCAGATTCTAGTAGTAATTATGAGGCAGAATATACTGCGGCTGAACTTATAGATTTTTATCGCAAGTACGGAAAGAAAATTTTCAGTGAATATATTCCAACTCCTATAGATGATTTATTACAGCCGAAGTTTAGTCCGATAGGCAAGCAAGAAATTTTGACGAACCTTTTAGGTGAAGCTCGTATTGAAAATGCTTTACGAGAAGTCTTTATTACAAGTTATGATATCGAATTACGAACACCTGTTTTTTTCACAAGCAACTATGACGCAGAGGAAACGGAGGGGTTAGATAGTCGCAAGATATGTAGAGGATTCACAATGGTTAACGCAGCAATGGCAACCTCTGCCGCACCAACCTTCTTCCCTCCTTATAAGCTTAAAACAGTTCATCGGACTTCCGAAGATTACTATGCCTTAGTAGATGGTGGAATTTTTGCAAATAATCCTACTTCGTTAGCGCTGATGGAGACAATGATTTCTTACAAGAGAAAGACTGGACAGGAACTACAACGAGATGACACACTTGTTGTCTCTTTGGGTACTGGCTCGTTAACAAGGAAGTACAAATATCAAGAGGCTAAAAATTGGGGGCAACTTAAATGGGCACTTCCCCTACTTAATATTGTCTTTGATGGACAGAGTGAGTCTGTTGCTTATCAGTTTAATCAATTAATGACTACTAAGGGAGATCGCAGAAACTACTATCGCTTCCAAGTACCATTAAGTGCTGATGATGGCCACGATCATATGGATAATGCAAGTCCAGCTAATATTGAGTACTTAGAAGGACTTGGCAAAATATTGATTGAACAAAGAAGGGAGAGTTTAAATCAGTTATGTGAAGTTCTGTGCCAACCTTTATAA